One Thalassotalea hakodatensis DNA segment encodes these proteins:
- the priB gene encoding primosomal replication protein N encodes MVDNHLVLVGELVKKPSFSTSPAGIEHCQFSIDHRSMQQEAGLNRQAFVRIQVVATGELTHITREFIARDVVKVTGFINRHESRNGNPILVLHASQIEKIN; translated from the coding sequence GTGGTTGATAATCACTTAGTGTTAGTTGGGGAACTGGTGAAAAAACCTAGTTTTTCAACAAGTCCTGCAGGTATAGAGCATTGCCAATTTTCAATTGATCATCGCTCAATGCAACAAGAAGCTGGCTTAAATCGTCAAGCGTTTGTTCGAATACAGGTAGTGGCAACAGGTGAATTAACCCACATAACGCGTGAGTTCATTGCAAGAGATGTAGTTAAAGTGACTGGTTTTATCAACCGTCATGAATCAAGAAATGGTAACCCAATTCTCGTACTGCATGCCTCGCAAATAGAAAAGATAAATTAG
- the rpsF gene encoding 30S ribosomal protein S6, whose protein sequence is MRHYEIVFMVHPDQSEQVSGMIQRYTDLINAAEGKIHRLEDWGRRQLAYPINKLHKAHYVLINVEAPQSVIDELETSFRYNDVVIRNMIMRTKGAVTEASPMAVAKDDRREVKKEVTEAPAAKVEEKTEEAASEE, encoded by the coding sequence ATGCGTCATTACGAAATCGTATTTATGGTTCACCCTGATCAGAGTGAACAAGTGTCTGGTATGATCCAGCGCTATACTGACTTGATCAACGCCGCTGAAGGTAAAATCCACCGTCTTGAAGACTGGGGTCGCCGTCAGTTAGCATACCCAATCAACAAACTGCATAAAGCACACTACGTTTTAATTAACGTTGAAGCGCCGCAATCAGTTATTGATGAATTAGAAACTTCTTTCCGTTATAACGACGTTGTTATTCGTAACATGATCATGCGTACTAAAGGCGCGGTAACTGAAGCATCACCTATGGCTGTTGCTAAAGATGACCGTCGCGAAGTGAAGAAAGAGGTTACTGAAGCGCCAGCTGCTAAAGTTGAAGAAAAAACTGAAGAAGCTGCAAGCGAAGAATAA
- a CDS encoding ABC transporter substrate-binding protein, with product MLSTLTYAQFNEDNLIKLAVSNVTKGPAAQIGIRLNQGAEVYFQKVNHQNELPGYRIEMTHRNDSYEPFNTLKNTQYFLQQGDFFAFFNYVGTPTTAAILETIKNNKLPFLTPFTGAYFLRKPAIKNIFTLRASYYQEVKAQLDYLINTRGFKNIGLLIQADDFGYAVEKGYKKIMESYHVTPTITARYRRNTEDIQTALMLLRKHKVEAVAFVGTYKPLSTLINQAYEQDFTPFFSSVSFISSADLFPLLKYHSDVLITEVFPDPKDCKKAYCRQFVEDMNAAGYSDLDRIQLEGYMNGYLFTQVAKQCINTMTPTCFLNEIQNFSSQQLDIKIEFSPLEHQGLNNVYLNIYSPVRQ from the coding sequence TTGCTAAGTACTTTAACCTATGCACAATTCAATGAAGATAACCTAATAAAGCTTGCTGTCTCTAATGTTACGAAAGGACCAGCGGCGCAAATTGGTATCAGGTTAAATCAGGGAGCAGAGGTTTATTTTCAGAAAGTAAATCATCAGAATGAACTTCCAGGCTATCGTATTGAAATGACACATCGAAATGATAGTTATGAACCGTTCAATACGCTTAAAAATACGCAATATTTTCTACAGCAAGGTGATTTTTTTGCTTTCTTTAATTATGTAGGTACACCGACAACTGCAGCTATTCTCGAGACCATTAAAAATAATAAGTTACCATTTTTAACCCCTTTTACCGGTGCATATTTTCTTCGAAAGCCAGCAATTAAAAATATTTTTACCTTGCGAGCTAGCTATTATCAAGAAGTAAAGGCGCAACTTGATTACCTTATAAATACCAGAGGATTTAAAAATATCGGTTTATTGATCCAAGCGGATGATTTTGGCTATGCGGTCGAGAAAGGTTATAAGAAAATTATGGAAAGCTATCATGTCACGCCTACGATAACGGCAAGATATCGAAGAAATACCGAAGATATACAAACTGCATTAATGTTGTTGCGTAAACACAAAGTTGAAGCGGTCGCTTTTGTGGGAACATATAAACCATTGTCAACATTAATTAACCAAGCGTATGAGCAAGATTTTACGCCATTTTTTTCAAGTGTATCCTTTATTTCAAGTGCTGACTTATTCCCATTACTTAAATACCACAGTGATGTATTGATCACTGAAGTCTTTCCCGATCCAAAAGATTGCAAAAAAGCATATTGTCGTCAATTTGTTGAAGACATGAACGCTGCTGGTTATTCTGACTTGGATCGTATTCAATTAGAAGGGTATATGAATGGCTATTTATTTACTCAAGTAGCTAAGCAATGCATCAACACTATGACTCCAACTTGCTTTTTGAATGAAATACAAAATTTTTCATCGCAACAGCTTGATATTAAAATTGAATTTTCACCGTTAGAACATCAGGGCCTTAACAACGTTTACTTAAACATCTATTCACCTGTTAGACAGTAA
- the rlmB gene encoding 23S rRNA (guanosine(2251)-2'-O)-methyltransferase RlmB yields MAKHDELAFGIHAVTALIENQPERFKELFLLKGRDDQRLSTIVNLSRKYGIPTQVVQRKVLDDKAKGEQHQGVLARITPEKQLSEADLDDVLFAAERKNELPFLLILDGVTDPHNLGACLRNADAAGVQAIIVPKDNAARISATVRKVAVGAAETVPLIQVTNLARTMKSLQQQGIWLVGTAGETDCSLYDDVKLDGPMALVMGAEGKGMRRLTKENCDQLVKLPMAGNVSSLNVSVATGICLFEIVRQRQAKMLQK; encoded by the coding sequence ATGGCTAAACATGACGAATTGGCTTTTGGTATTCATGCTGTAACAGCACTAATTGAAAACCAACCGGAACGCTTTAAAGAATTATTTCTATTAAAAGGTCGTGATGACCAACGATTATCTACAATTGTTAATTTATCAAGAAAGTATGGCATTCCTACGCAAGTAGTACAGAGAAAGGTGCTTGACGATAAAGCGAAAGGTGAGCAACACCAAGGTGTACTGGCAAGAATAACTCCAGAGAAACAGTTGTCAGAAGCTGATTTAGATGATGTGTTATTCGCTGCTGAACGTAAAAATGAATTACCTTTTTTACTGATTTTAGATGGCGTGACTGATCCGCATAATTTAGGTGCATGCTTACGTAATGCCGATGCCGCAGGGGTGCAGGCGATTATTGTCCCTAAAGATAACGCGGCACGAATAAGCGCCACCGTACGAAAAGTTGCGGTTGGCGCAGCTGAAACTGTACCGTTGATTCAAGTGACTAACTTAGCCAGAACCATGAAGTCTTTACAGCAACAAGGTATCTGGTTGGTCGGCACCGCAGGCGAAACTGATTGTTCCTTATATGATGATGTAAAACTAGATGGCCCAATGGCACTTGTCATGGGGGCAGAAGGTAAAGGTATGCGTAGATTGACTAAAGAAAATTGCGATCAACTTGTTAAGCTGCCAATGGCTGGGAATGTTTCAAGTTTAAATGTGTCAGTGGCAACAGGTATTTGTTTATTTGAAATTGTTCGTCAGCGTCAAGCCAAAATGCTGCAAAAATAA
- the rnr gene encoding ribonuclease R, whose product MIKDSKPKNIEQEYEFPVASREELLSVIETSNIPPTFKALCKKLNYQRDEHIVGLKRRLRAMENEGQLIFNKFKQYAIPPKNSLLIGKVCGHRDGYGFFTPDQPVEATKGKDLFISSHEMQRVIHGDIVEAMIVDRTDRKGRQEVKIIDVIEPRKHGIVGRFFVEHNILFVVPEDTRIKQDILIDPKERSTARHGQMVVVDIIQRPSKRSNAVGKVSEVLGDYMAPGMEIDIALRAHDLPHEFPSSVLEQVNQINDEVDEPAKANRKDLRKLPLVTIDGEDARDFDDAVYCQKEPTGGWRLWVAIADVSYYVRPGSALDDEAIARGNSVYFPSQVIPMLPEKLSNGLCSLNPDVDRLAMVCEMTINTEGELAESTFYPAVIKSHARFTYTKVAAILNDDQELREQYADRVPELETLNQLYLALKIAREKRGAIAFETQETRFVFNEHRKIESIEPLLRNDAHKIIEECMILANVATANFVLAHQKPGLYRVHDKPNDEKFTHFVNYLAELGITMPLKGAMEDGPEPADYSAILATIEGRPEQELIQTMLLRSMKQAVYQHDNIGHFGLALASYSHFTSPIRRYPDLVIHRVIKAILQSQSASEANEGHHLYEQQQIAELGEHCSMTERRADDATRDVADWLKCEFMQDHVGDVFTGVISTVTNFGLFVRLHNIHIEGLVHITSLGHDFYHFDDARMCLTGDKTGNSFHVGDELEVQIAAVNLEEKKIDLVLVDTLNKVAKKPVKTAATKTRKRKLQKNVDKQNSPATSKKQSKASQKKNNNNKKSRPGKNARKKTKG is encoded by the coding sequence ATTATTAAAGATTCAAAACCAAAAAACATTGAGCAAGAATACGAGTTTCCGGTCGCTAGCCGTGAAGAACTCTTGTCTGTTATTGAAACGTCCAATATTCCTCCTACCTTTAAAGCGTTATGTAAAAAATTAAACTATCAACGTGATGAACACATCGTTGGATTAAAACGGCGTTTGCGTGCGATGGAAAATGAAGGACAACTGATCTTTAATAAATTTAAACAGTATGCAATTCCTCCTAAAAACAGTTTATTAATTGGAAAGGTTTGTGGACATCGTGATGGGTATGGCTTTTTTACTCCAGACCAACCTGTAGAAGCAACAAAAGGTAAAGATTTATTTATTTCTTCACATGAGATGCAGCGTGTTATACACGGTGACATTGTTGAAGCTATGATCGTCGATAGAACTGACCGTAAAGGTCGACAAGAAGTTAAAATTATTGATGTGATTGAACCGCGCAAGCACGGTATTGTTGGCCGCTTTTTTGTTGAACATAATATTTTATTTGTTGTGCCAGAAGATACTAGAATTAAACAAGATATTCTGATTGATCCAAAAGAGCGCTCGACTGCAAGGCATGGGCAGATGGTGGTAGTTGATATCATTCAGCGACCCAGTAAACGTAGTAATGCCGTTGGCAAAGTATCCGAAGTATTAGGCGATTACATGGCGCCAGGTATGGAAATAGATATAGCACTACGAGCACATGATTTACCACATGAATTTCCTAGTAGTGTGCTTGAGCAAGTTAATCAGATCAATGACGAAGTGGATGAACCGGCGAAGGCTAACAGAAAAGATTTACGCAAACTTCCTTTAGTTACCATAGATGGTGAAGATGCACGAGATTTTGATGATGCAGTATATTGTCAAAAAGAACCAACCGGTGGATGGCGTTTATGGGTGGCAATTGCCGATGTAAGTTATTATGTGCGTCCAGGAAGTGCCTTAGATGATGAAGCAATAGCGCGAGGAAATTCCGTATACTTTCCTAGCCAAGTTATCCCGATGCTGCCAGAGAAACTATCGAACGGCTTATGTTCTTTAAACCCTGATGTTGATCGTTTGGCAATGGTGTGTGAAATGACGATTAATACTGAAGGGGAGTTAGCTGAAAGTACATTTTATCCCGCGGTTATTAAATCACATGCACGTTTTACGTATACGAAAGTTGCAGCAATATTAAATGATGATCAAGAACTTAGAGAGCAATATGCTGACAGAGTGCCTGAACTTGAAACACTGAATCAATTATATTTAGCGCTAAAAATAGCGCGAGAAAAAAGAGGTGCGATTGCTTTTGAAACACAAGAAACACGCTTTGTGTTTAACGAACATCGTAAAATTGAGTCTATAGAGCCTTTATTACGAAATGATGCACATAAAATTATTGAAGAGTGCATGATTCTCGCAAATGTCGCTACAGCAAACTTTGTTTTAGCGCATCAAAAACCTGGGCTATATCGCGTACATGATAAGCCTAACGATGAAAAATTTACGCATTTTGTAAACTACTTAGCGGAGCTAGGTATTACTATGCCGCTAAAAGGGGCGATGGAAGATGGGCCTGAGCCTGCTGACTACAGCGCAATTTTAGCAACAATAGAAGGCAGGCCAGAACAAGAGCTAATACAAACCATGTTACTTCGTTCGATGAAGCAGGCTGTTTATCAGCATGATAATATTGGTCATTTTGGTTTAGCGTTAGCATCATATAGCCATTTTACGTCTCCGATCAGACGTTATCCTGATTTAGTTATTCACCGTGTGATTAAAGCAATATTGCAATCGCAATCAGCTTCTGAGGCAAATGAAGGGCATCATCTTTACGAACAGCAGCAAATCGCTGAATTGGGCGAACATTGTTCTATGACAGAACGAAGAGCGGATGATGCAACGCGCGATGTTGCAGATTGGCTTAAATGTGAATTTATGCAAGATCATGTAGGAGATGTTTTTACCGGGGTAATTTCTACTGTTACTAACTTTGGCCTATTTGTCCGCTTGCATAACATTCATATCGAAGGATTAGTGCATATTACTTCTTTAGGTCATGATTTTTATCACTTTGATGATGCGCGTATGTGTTTGACGGGAGATAAAACCGGCAATAGTTTTCACGTAGGTGATGAATTGGAAGTGCAAATTGCTGCGGTAAACTTAGAAGAAAAGAAAATTGATTTAGTATTGGTGGATACCCTTAATAAGGTTGCTAAAAAACCCGTTAAGACGGCAGCAACGAAAACCAGAAAGCGCAAATTACAAAAAAATGTTGATAAACAAAACTCACCAGCAACATCGAAAAAACAATCAAAAGCAAGCCAGAAAAAAAACAACAATAATAAGAAATCACGTCCTGGTAAAAATGCGAGAAAGAAAACAAAAGGTTAA
- a CDS encoding tetratricopeptide repeat protein, whose amino-acid sequence MLRLLISFLMLFSVTLFTHGASIKAVQVYTDDILLDLIKENKHLSQVVIDECQLVQDIEARATISEKPAFQFLWGDMLAYGVCIKKDIPLGLHYMREAADQGLPEALEQLGRYYHVGKFMQVDMRQAIIFLKEAASLQNLNAQIRLAEIYNAGNGSPLDFPELYAQLHHSVTDDKKIHRKISILLSDLAEKMPTRVVNMAKQGKY is encoded by the coding sequence ATGTTGCGATTATTAATCAGTTTTTTAATGTTATTCAGTGTAACGTTATTTACACATGGTGCGTCTATAAAAGCAGTACAAGTATATACGGATGACATACTTTTAGATTTAATAAAAGAAAACAAGCATTTAAGCCAAGTTGTCATAGATGAATGTCAACTTGTTCAAGATATTGAAGCTCGCGCAACTATTTCAGAAAAGCCCGCTTTTCAGTTTTTATGGGGTGACATGCTAGCTTACGGAGTATGTATAAAAAAAGATATTCCACTAGGATTGCACTATATGAGAGAGGCTGCAGATCAAGGTTTACCAGAAGCTTTAGAGCAATTAGGCCGATATTATCACGTTGGAAAGTTTATGCAGGTAGATATGAGACAGGCAATTATTTTCCTTAAAGAAGCGGCAAGCCTGCAAAATCTTAATGCTCAAATTCGTCTTGCTGAAATATACAATGCAGGCAACGGCAGTCCTCTAGACTTTCCTGAGCTCTATGCTCAACTCCATCATTCTGTAACCGATGATAAGAAAATTCATAGAAAAATATCAATATTACTGTCTGATCTTGCAGAAAAAATGCCTACGCGTGTTGTAAATATGGCCAAGCAAGGAAAATATTAA
- a CDS encoding HD-GYP domain-containing protein, producing MIKQICISELKVGHFVVNIAKQSAQYTLTSAGNIKSDRVIQNLLKKGVQQVVIDTDKTLTFAQDQAEIAQESVNEHVTIQAKDAKEIFSVSKEIQQKVFNDAAQGRPLDLSPVTEITDRVIEEIFKNPNALASIINIRNKDEYLLEHSISVSILITIFAKFLKLDKSIIQQLAIGAFLHDVGKIMIPEEVLNKPGRLTEDEFSIMKSHVTHSIDIIQHTPGISELSLEVAALHHEKLNGQGYPFNIPGDHISTYGRMIAICDIFDALTAARCYKDGYSHGKAFAILKNLADQQHLDASLVTKFIQCMGIYPVGTLVELNSGKVAIVEEKNEKDLLNPKVKIFYSAKHHHFVETKYIDLSQSEDFIIKGIKADDLDLDMHQITEQLITEG from the coding sequence ATGATAAAACAAATATGCATATCTGAATTAAAAGTAGGTCATTTTGTCGTCAATATTGCAAAGCAATCCGCGCAATATACGTTAACCAGTGCAGGTAATATTAAAAGTGACCGCGTTATTCAAAACTTGCTAAAAAAAGGTGTACAACAAGTTGTTATTGATACCGATAAAACACTTACTTTTGCACAAGATCAGGCCGAAATTGCACAGGAAAGCGTAAATGAACATGTAACGATTCAAGCTAAAGATGCGAAAGAAATTTTTTCAGTCTCGAAAGAGATCCAACAAAAAGTGTTTAACGATGCTGCACAAGGTAGACCATTAGATTTATCGCCTGTCACAGAGATTACAGATAGGGTCATTGAAGAAATTTTTAAGAATCCAAACGCACTTGCCAGTATTATAAACATCAGAAATAAAGATGAATATTTACTAGAGCATTCGATCTCAGTTTCTATCTTAATCACAATATTCGCCAAGTTTTTGAAACTTGATAAAAGCATTATTCAACAGCTGGCCATCGGCGCATTTTTGCATGATGTGGGCAAAATTATGATCCCAGAAGAAGTGCTCAATAAACCAGGTCGGTTAACTGAAGATGAATTTAGTATTATGAAATCTCACGTGACACATTCAATCGATATTATTCAACATACGCCAGGCATTTCAGAATTGAGTTTAGAAGTCGCAGCGTTACACCATGAAAAGCTCAACGGCCAAGGCTACCCTTTTAACATTCCTGGAGATCATATTTCTACTTACGGAAGAATGATTGCTATATGTGATATTTTTGATGCGTTGACCGCAGCAAGGTGCTACAAAGACGGCTACAGTCATGGTAAAGCCTTTGCAATTTTAAAAAACCTAGCCGATCAACAACATTTAGATGCGAGTTTAGTGACTAAATTTATTCAATGTATGGGGATTTATCCTGTAGGCACGCTAGTAGAATTAAACTCAGGTAAAGTTGCGATAGTTGAAGAAAAAAATGAAAAAGATTTATTAAACCCAAAAGTAAAGATTTTTTACAGCGCAAAACACCATCACTTTGTTGAAACCAAGTATATTGATTTATCTCAATCGGAAGATTTTATTATTAAAGGTATTAAGGCCGATGATCTAGATTTGGATATGCATCAGATCACCGAACAATTAATAACTGAAGGTTAG
- a CDS encoding efflux RND transporter permease subunit: MLTIIDGALTRTRSVLLIFILLLISGAVTYANIAKESNPDITIPMIYVSMIHDGISPEDAERMLVRPMEKELKSIAGIKEMTAVASEGHASITLEFLAGLDPKEALADVRDKVTLAKAKLPSETEEPEVHEVTMANQVPAVTVILSGPVTERGLLTLARDLKDDIEGMKEVLEVDIGGDREDMVEIIVDPLLLESYGLDQNDIFTLVDRNNRLVPAGTMDTGKGRFAVKVPSVFESVKDLLELPIKAEGDKVITFEDVSTVRRAYKDPSTFARLNGERSISLEVKKRSGENIINTVNNVKQLIAEKKQRWPQQVVVDYVGDQSVDVKDTLNDLQNNVLSAVLLVVIVVIAALGARTALLVGLAIPGAFLTGILVLAISGLTVNIVVLFGLIMAVGMLVDGAIVVTEFADREMSEGRSKQVAYANAAKRMAWPIIASTATTLAAFAPLMFWPGMMGEFMKYLPITLIAVLTASLAMALIFVPTLGTVLGKPRPMSDEQKQQVLDSEKGDFSQLTGFTAKYIGLLSKAIKHPWKVIIGTIIMSVVVMFLYGASELGVVFFPEVEPNSATIVVRSHGDLSVYEKDAIMRDIEQRILPIKGIDTLYNLTGGNDIVGTFQVNFLNWQLRRKADEIIENIQTNTADMAGVELEARKNEDGPQSGKDVVIELSSRFPEQLEQAVKAIRGVLVNSGKFTDLEDTAPKPGIEWQLNIDRKKAATYGADAALVGSTVQMVTNGLKLGEYRPDDVDDELDIRVRFPQEKRSIGRLDSLRIKTSAGLVPVSSFVERVPAPKVDTIRRTDGRRVVTIQANLITGAQLLKELPALQAKLPTLGIAPTVHIELKGQNEDQQESQAFLVNAFGVALFVMAIILVTQFNSFYQAFLILSAVVFSTVGVFLALVLVQKPFGIVMGGIGVISLAGIVVNNNIVLIDTYNVLRSRGMSATDAVLSTGAQRLRPVMLTTITTILGLLPMVMQVNLDFFNRTAVYGAPSTQWWTQLATVVAGGLAFATILTLVLTPCLLMLRTKKGVYQSAKQKMSLFTRNKREKNAA; this comes from the coding sequence ATGCTGACTATTATTGACGGAGCCCTTACGAGAACTCGTTCAGTATTGCTTATTTTTATTTTATTGCTGATTTCTGGGGCTGTCACTTACGCAAATATTGCGAAAGAATCGAATCCTGATATTACAATTCCAATGATATATGTGTCGATGATTCACGATGGAATTTCTCCGGAAGATGCTGAAAGAATGCTAGTTCGCCCAATGGAGAAAGAGCTAAAATCTATTGCTGGCATAAAAGAAATGACAGCAGTCGCTAGTGAAGGACATGCGTCTATTACTTTGGAATTTTTAGCGGGTCTTGATCCTAAAGAAGCACTTGCAGATGTTCGTGACAAAGTAACGCTAGCTAAAGCCAAGTTGCCTTCAGAAACTGAAGAGCCAGAGGTACACGAAGTGACGATGGCTAACCAAGTGCCTGCGGTAACGGTGATATTATCAGGACCTGTTACAGAGCGTGGTTTGCTTACGTTAGCACGAGATCTAAAAGATGATATTGAAGGCATGAAAGAAGTGCTTGAAGTAGATATCGGTGGTGATCGTGAAGATATGGTTGAAATTATCGTTGATCCACTACTGCTAGAAAGCTATGGATTAGATCAAAACGATATTTTTACGTTAGTCGATCGCAATAATCGTTTAGTACCAGCAGGTACTATGGATACTGGTAAAGGGCGGTTTGCCGTTAAAGTTCCTTCAGTATTTGAATCAGTTAAAGATTTATTAGAGTTACCCATAAAGGCGGAAGGTGACAAGGTTATTACCTTTGAAGATGTTTCTACGGTAAGAAGAGCATATAAAGATCCTTCAACGTTTGCCCGCTTAAATGGTGAACGCTCAATTTCACTGGAAGTCAAAAAACGTTCGGGTGAAAATATTATCAATACTGTTAATAACGTAAAACAATTGATTGCTGAAAAAAAGCAACGTTGGCCGCAGCAAGTTGTGGTTGATTACGTAGGCGATCAGTCGGTTGACGTTAAAGACACCTTGAATGATCTACAAAATAATGTGTTATCAGCGGTATTACTCGTCGTTATCGTGGTTATTGCTGCACTTGGTGCACGCACTGCCTTGTTAGTTGGCTTAGCGATTCCAGGGGCATTTTTAACTGGAATTTTAGTACTAGCGATTTCAGGCTTAACAGTAAATATCGTTGTACTTTTTGGTCTTATTATGGCGGTAGGTATGCTCGTTGATGGCGCTATTGTTGTTACCGAGTTTGCAGATAGGGAAATGAGTGAAGGTAGATCTAAACAAGTAGCTTATGCAAACGCGGCTAAACGCATGGCTTGGCCGATTATCGCTTCAACCGCAACCACTTTGGCTGCATTTGCACCGTTAATGTTCTGGCCGGGTATGATGGGGGAGTTTATGAAATACCTCCCTATTACTTTGATAGCGGTGTTAACAGCATCACTCGCAATGGCGCTTATTTTTGTTCCTACGTTAGGCACAGTTTTGGGTAAGCCTCGCCCGATGTCAGATGAGCAAAAGCAACAAGTATTGGATAGCGAAAAAGGAGATTTTTCGCAACTAACGGGGTTCACAGCAAAATATATTGGTTTACTGTCCAAAGCGATAAAACATCCATGGAAAGTGATTATTGGCACCATCATCATGTCTGTTGTAGTGATGTTCCTTTACGGTGCTTCAGAGTTGGGCGTTGTGTTTTTTCCAGAAGTTGAGCCAAATAGTGCAACCATTGTGGTGCGCTCACATGGCGATCTCTCCGTATATGAGAAAGATGCCATTATGCGTGATATTGAACAACGCATTTTACCGATTAAAGGGATAGACACCTTATATAATTTAACGGGTGGCAATGACATAGTAGGTACCTTTCAAGTTAACTTTTTAAATTGGCAGTTACGTCGTAAAGCAGATGAAATTATTGAAAATATTCAGACCAATACTGCCGATATGGCAGGCGTTGAACTTGAAGCAAGAAAAAATGAAGATGGACCTCAAAGCGGAAAAGATGTTGTCATTGAGCTAAGTTCACGTTTTCCTGAGCAGTTAGAGCAAGCAGTAAAAGCGATACGAGGGGTGTTAGTGAATTCAGGAAAATTCACCGATCTTGAAGATACTGCGCCTAAACCGGGTATCGAGTGGCAACTTAATATTGATCGTAAAAAAGCCGCAACTTATGGCGCAGATGCCGCTTTAGTTGGTTCAACGGTACAAATGGTAACGAATGGCTTAAAGCTTGGGGAATATAGACCTGATGATGTGGATGATGAATTAGATATTCGCGTTAGGTTTCCACAAGAAAAACGCAGTATCGGGCGACTTGATTCACTACGAATAAAAACTTCTGCGGGCTTAGTGCCAGTAAGCAGTTTTGTTGAACGTGTGCCAGCGCCTAAAGTAGATACTATCAGACGTACTGATGGCAGGCGAGTGGTTACTATTCAAGCGAACTTGATCACGGGGGCTCAACTGCTTAAAGAGTTGCCTGCCTTACAAGCGAAATTACCAACATTAGGTATTGCGCCGACAGTACATATTGAGCTGAAAGGACAGAATGAAGATCAACAAGAATCACAAGCATTCTTGGTCAATGCATTTGGCGTCGCTTTATTTGTGATGGCGATTATTTTGGTTACTCAGTTTAATAGTTTCTATCAAGCGTTCTTAATTTTAAGTGCCGTGGTGTTTTCAACGGTAGGGGTATTCTTAGCGCTTGTTTTGGTACAAAAACCCTTTGGAATAGTGATGGGGGGAATAGGGGTAATTTCATTAGCGGGTATTGTGGTCAATAATAACATCGTATTAATTGATACTTATAATGTGTTGCGATCGCGAGGCATGTCAGCAACGGATGCTGTATTAAGTACCGGAGCACAGCGCCTTCGCCCTGTTATGCTAACAACTATCACCACGATTTTAGGTTTATTGCCTATGGTTATGCAAGTCAATCTAGATTTTTTTAATCGCACGGCTGTGTATGGTGCGCCTTCTACGCAATGGTGGACCCAATTGGCAACGGTAGTTGCTGGCGGTTTGGCTTTCGCCACTATTTTGACACTGGTATTAACCCCTTGTTTGCTTATGTTGCGAACTAAGAAAGGTGTATATCAATCAGCGAAGCAAAAAATGAGCCTGTTTACGCGCAATAAGCGTGAAAAAAATGCGGCCTAG